The genome window AGTATAACATGTCCCCGAACAAAAAGGGAACAAATGTTCGATAATCAGGACATTTACCCCATTTCAGCCGCATAGGGACTTGACAGGCTTTCCCCTTAAAGAAAACGTTCCGATTGACGGGCCTTCAGAGGCGCAGTGTCCCTTATTCATATTCTTAAAATTTGCCGCTGTGTCGAAACGCTTCCTTGCCGGCAAGCTGCGTATAAAGGAACAAATGCGCAAGGCCCCCGCTTATGCGCTGGCCTCTGGACGATTCCCCTCTGGCTTTTTATCCACAACGCTTAAAATATAAAATTTTCTCAACAGTTAAAAATAACGGCAGCTCATCCGGCTGCCGTTCCCGTTTTCACCTGGTTTCTTTACCTGCAATGGCACGTTGCAGAGCACTGATATGGCCCTGATGAAGTCCTTCATGGTAAATAGTGAAATTCAAAATCTCACCTATCCTGCTCAGTTCACCCTGTGCGCCGATTTTGAACGGCTTTGCGACAGGATCATCCAGCTTGCCTGATAATGCATCTTCAATCCTTTGCGGCTGTTCCTTCAGCATTCGGTTCAGCTCATCCAGTGACGGCGCTTCCTGTTTCCAGTCAGCCGGTTTTGTACCGGGAGAAAACAGTTCAATGTAGCTGTCCGGCAAGCTCATGGCACTTATGCCGGTAAACTTGCCCAGGAGCAGTTCCTGCGACGTAATAATATGCCCGATATTCCAGCGGATGGTGTTGCGGAAACCAGGCGGCTTTTCATCAATCGTCTGTTCGTCCAATTTCTCGACCGCATTCAGTGTCAAGTCCCTCACAAATCGAACTTGTTTCAAAATTTCCTTTTCGGTCAAACGTGACTCCTCCTATGGAATAGACTTGGCTTTTAGCCTCTTAGCTTTTTTCTACAGACAGACCCGTTACTCCTGCATTTTTCCTTGTTATTAGTGAGAACGCCGCTTCAGGCCGTTATTTGCCGAACGCGCTCAAAAACTCCAGAATCGCCGGGCCAAGCAGGACAATGAACAAACTTGGAAAGATGAACAGGACGAGCGGAAACAGCATTTTTACCGGAGCCTTCATCGCTTCTTCCTCCGCTCGCTGTTTCCGTTGGTGGCGGACCTCCGCTGATTGCGTCCTCAATACCTGGACCATGCCGATGCCGAGTTTCTCCGCCTGCAGAATGCTGCTGATCAACATGCTCACTTCATCGGTCACAAGCCGTGCTCTGATGCCGCTTAATGCTTCCCGCCGTGTCTTGCCGAGCCTGATTTCTTCGAGTGCCCGATGGAATTCCGATGCGAGCACACCCTCCTTTTTAGAAACGACTTTGCTGACGGCTGAATCAAAGCCGAGGCCGGCCTCAATACTTACTGTCAGAAGATCCAGTATATCCGGAAGTTCCCGAAGCGCTGCGGCACTCCTAACCTTCGTCTTTTGTTTTAAATAAAAATGCGGAAGCCAGAATGCAGCCGCAATCCCTCCGGAGAACAGAGCAATCAATGCTCCTTCAGACATCCCGAGCAATTTGCCGTACAAAAAGGAAGCAGCCGGAAAGAACAGCAGCATGCCGAGCTGAAAAATCCGGAATTCTACGGGTGACATTCCGAAAGGACTGCCGGCCTGCTGCAGCTTGATTTCAATCTTCGCCTCTTTCTCACCCGGCAGTTTTTTCTTGAAGCTGCGCTTGATTTCCATCCAGGCCGGCTGCAGCAGCCTCTTCATGAGTGCACGGAAAGCAGGCTTTTTTTCATGTTCTGGAGTGCTCGCGCCGGCAGGAAAGTTTCCATTCAGGAAGACCGCCACCCGGTTGTTCACCTGCTGGCGCCGCTCCTGTTTGAAAGTGAAGAGAGAAGTAGCGAATAGGGTCATTGTTAAAAAGAAGGCCGCAAACAACATGGACCTACACCTCAATCATCGTTAGTTTTCTGATCATGATAAACCCTGCCGTACTTGAGACAACCCCTCCGGACACCATCATCATGCCGATCGGATGACGGAAAAGAGCGCCTATGTAGTCAGGTTCGATCACATAAAGGACACCACCCAAAATGACCGGCAGAAGGCCGATTACCATCCCGGACAGGCGGCCCTGCGCTGTGAGCGTCTTGATCTGCCTCTGGATTTTGGTCCTGTCCCGAATCGTTTCCACTATTTTTTCAAGCACGCTTGCCAGGTTGCCGCCGACCTGACGCTGGATCAATATCGCCTGGATCATTAATTCCAGGTCTTCACTCGGCATCCTATCATGCAAGGTATAAAGTGCTTCTTCGATATTTTTCCCATATTGCATTTCTTTCAGGACAATTTCGATTTCTTCTTTGACCGG of Bacillus marinisedimentorum contains these proteins:
- a CDS encoding DinB family protein; translation: MTEKEILKQVRFVRDLTLNAVEKLDEQTIDEKPPGFRNTIRWNIGHIITSQELLLGKFTGISAMSLPDSYIELFSPGTKPADWKQEAPSLDELNRMLKEQPQRIEDALSGKLDDPVAKPFKIGAQGELSRIGEILNFTIYHEGLHQGHISALQRAIAGKETR
- a CDS encoding type II secretion system F family protein, which produces MTLFATSLFTFKQERRQQVNNRVAVFLNGNFPAGASTPEHEKKPAFRALMKRLLQPAWMEIKRSFKKKLPGEKEAKIEIKLQQAGSPFGMSPVEFRIFQLGMLLFFPAASFLYGKLLGMSEGALIALFSGGIAAAFWLPHFYLKQKTKVRSAAALRELPDILDLLTVSIEAGLGFDSAVSKVVSKKEGVLASEFHRALEEIRLGKTRREALSGIRARLVTDEVSMLISSILQAEKLGIGMVQVLRTQSAEVRHQRKQRAEEEAMKAPVKMLFPLVLFIFPSLFIVLLGPAILEFLSAFGK